The following coding sequences are from one Lycium ferocissimum isolate CSIRO_LF1 chromosome 3, AGI_CSIRO_Lferr_CH_V1, whole genome shotgun sequence window:
- the LOC132049345 gene encoding uncharacterized protein LOC132049345 isoform X2, which translates to MATSVLRTPTTTLRPPSTTVSATTYSSVKPNCITFLSYSRCGRKQTPLLPKRCRIHHSVNPIVQLPHRRVGEFVIFASNEDVAEATETEIEEPELVQESEQEENLDGAAAEEAPDEGNNAAAEETLSVVAASLQLYRDALANNDDSKAAEIETSLKSLENEKIELQAKVASLTQELSSERDRVLRISADFDNFRKRTERERASLVTNAQGEVVEKLLSVLDNFERAKMQIKVATEGEEKISNSYQSISKQFMEILGSLGVESVETVGKPFDPLASSRVGSKFSRIIDELFQKLYNFYSVFRKTST; encoded by the exons ATGGCTACCTCCGTCCTCAGAACACCAACAACCACCTTAAGGCCGCCGTCAACCACCGTTAGCGCCACCACTTACTCCTCCGTTAAACCTAATTGTATCACTTTCTTATCATACTCACGTTGTGGACGGAAACAGACTCCATTACTCCCCAAACGGTGTCGCATTCACCACTCCGTTAACCCAATTGTTCAATTACCGCACCGAAGGGTTGGGGAATTTGTTATCTTTGCTTCAAACGAGGATGTTGCTGAGGCTACTGAAACGGAGATTGAGGAACCGGAGCTGGTACAAGAATCCGAGCAGGAG GAGAATTTAGATGGTGCTGCTGCTGAAGAAGCTCCAGATGAGGGCAACAATGCAGCTGCAGAGGAAACTTTGTCAGTTGTTGCAGCTTCATTGCAGTTGTACAGAGATGCTTTAGCAAATAATGACGATTCAAAAGCTGCAGAGATAGAAACTTCCCTCAAGTCCttagaaaatgagaaaattgaacTTCAGGCAAAAGTAGCCTCATTGACTCAAGAATTGTCAAGTGAGAGGGACCGGGTTCTTAGAATTAGTGCTGACTTCGACAACTTCCGTAAGAGAACAGAGAGAGAAAGAGCTTCTCTTGTGACGAATGCACAAGGGGAAGTTGTAGAGAAACTTTTGTCTGTTTTGGACAATTTTGAGAGAGCAAAAATGCAAATCAAGGTGGCAACAGAGGGAGAGGAGAAAATTAGTAATAGTTATCAGAGCATTTCTAAACAATTTATGGAAATCCTTGGATCTCTTGGTGTTGAGTCTGTGGAGACAGTTGGGAAGCCGTTCGACCCATTG GCCAGTTCCCGAGTTGGCTCAAAATTCAGTCGAATTATTGATGAACTTTTTCAAAAGCTGTATAACTTCTATTCGGTTTTTAGGAAGACCTCGACCTGA
- the LOC132049345 gene encoding uncharacterized protein LOC132049345 isoform X1: protein MATSVLRTPTTTLRPPSTTVSATTYSSVKPNCITFLSYSRCGRKQTPLLPKRCRIHHSVNPIVQLPHRRVGEFVIFASNEDVAEATETEIEEPELVQESEQEENLDGAAAEEAPDEGNNAAAEETLSVVAASLQLYRDALANNDDSKAAEIETSLKSLENEKIELQAKVASLTQELSSERDRVLRISADFDNFRKRTERERASLVTNAQGEVVEKLLSVLDNFERAKMQIKVATEGEEKISNSYQSISKQFMEILGSLGVESVETVGKPFDPLLHEAIMREDSSEFEEGVVIEEYRKGFRIGERLLRPSMVKVSAGPGPAKPETTEPKEEEQNEVDEKSEEDTAETPRDEGTGEEGN, encoded by the exons ATGGCTACCTCCGTCCTCAGAACACCAACAACCACCTTAAGGCCGCCGTCAACCACCGTTAGCGCCACCACTTACTCCTCCGTTAAACCTAATTGTATCACTTTCTTATCATACTCACGTTGTGGACGGAAACAGACTCCATTACTCCCCAAACGGTGTCGCATTCACCACTCCGTTAACCCAATTGTTCAATTACCGCACCGAAGGGTTGGGGAATTTGTTATCTTTGCTTCAAACGAGGATGTTGCTGAGGCTACTGAAACGGAGATTGAGGAACCGGAGCTGGTACAAGAATCCGAGCAGGAG GAGAATTTAGATGGTGCTGCTGCTGAAGAAGCTCCAGATGAGGGCAACAATGCAGCTGCAGAGGAAACTTTGTCAGTTGTTGCAGCTTCATTGCAGTTGTACAGAGATGCTTTAGCAAATAATGACGATTCAAAAGCTGCAGAGATAGAAACTTCCCTCAAGTCCttagaaaatgagaaaattgaacTTCAGGCAAAAGTAGCCTCATTGACTCAAGAATTGTCAAGTGAGAGGGACCGGGTTCTTAGAATTAGTGCTGACTTCGACAACTTCCGTAAGAGAACAGAGAGAGAAAGAGCTTCTCTTGTGACGAATGCACAAGGGGAAGTTGTAGAGAAACTTTTGTCTGTTTTGGACAATTTTGAGAGAGCAAAAATGCAAATCAAGGTGGCAACAGAGGGAGAGGAGAAAATTAGTAATAGTTATCAGAGCATTTCTAAACAATTTATGGAAATCCTTGGATCTCTTGGTGTTGAGTCTGTGGAGACAGTTGGGAAGCCGTTCGACCCATTG CTGCATGAAGCTATAATGCGTGAGGATTCCTCAGAATTTGAAGAAGGTGTTGTAATCGAAGAATATCGCAAAGGTTTCAGAATTGGAGAAAGACTCTTACGTCCTTCAATGGTGAAGGTGTCGGCTGGCCCAGGGCCGGCAAAACCAGAGACAACTGAACCTAAAGAAGAGGAGCAAAACGAAGTGGATGAGAAGAGTGAGGAAGATACTGCTGAAACACCACGTGATGAAGGGACAGGTGAGGAAGGTAACTAA
- the LOC132049346 gene encoding DNA polymerase delta catalytic subunit isoform X2, producing the protein MNSRKRSAATPSPQQQQKHHAAMEEEDVDEDVFLEETLLQYEEDSQVLRELEEQHSLNERRQKWKRPNLSQAYISQTQSILFQQLEIDYIIGDSHKELLPNSSGPAAILRIFGVTKEGNSVCCHVHGFEPYFYISCPPGMGPDDISRFHQILEGRMREANRNSNVPKFVRRIEIVQKRSIMYYQQQASQPFLKIVVALPTMVTSCRGILDRGIQIDGLGMKSFLTYESNVLFALRFMIDCNVVGGNWIEVPVGKYKKAARILSYCQLEFDCLYSDLISHSPEGEFSKMAPFRILSFDIECAGRKGHFPEPTHDPVIQVANLVTLQGQDQPLIQNVMTLKSCSPIVGVDVMSFDTEKEVLLAWRDLIREVDPDIIIGYNICNFDLPYLIRRAEVLGMAEFPVLGRIRNSRVRVKDATFSSRQHGTRESKEITIEGRVQFDLFQAVQRDHKLSSYSLNSVSAHFLSEQKEDVHHSIISDLQNGNSETRRRLAVYCLKDAYLPQRLLDKLMFIYNYVEMARVTGVPISFLLSRGQSIKVLSQLLRKARQRNLVIPNAKQAGSEQGTYEGATVLEARAGFYERPIATLDFASLYPSIMMAYNLCYCTLVTPEEVRKLNLPPECVNKTPSGETVVKSNLQKGILPEILEELLAARKRAKADLKEAKDPRVRAVLDGRQLALKISANSVYGFTGATVGQLPCLEISSSVTSYGRQMIEHTKKLVEDKFTVLGGYEHNAEVIYGDTDSVMVQFGVATVEEAMKLGREAADYISGTFIKPIRLEFEKIYYPYLLISKKRYAGLLWTNPDKHDKMDAKGIETVRRDNCLLVKNLVTECLNKILVDRDVPGAVQYVKNTISDLLLNRMDLSLLVITKGLTKTGDDYEVKTAHVELAERMRKRDAATAPGIGDRVPYVIIKAARGAKAYEKSEDPIYVLENNIPIDPQYYLDNQISKPLLRIFEPILKNANKELLHGSHTMSKSIPTPSNSGIMKFAKKQLTCIGCRTPISGSDRTICNHCKEREAELYCRSVANVAELENLFGRLWTQCQECQGSLHQDVLCTSRDCPIFYRRKKAQKDMAEAKTQLDRWNF; encoded by the exons ATGAACTCAAGGAAGAGATCGGCGGCAACGCCGTCACCTCAACAGCAGCAGAAACACCATGCCGCCATGGAAGAGGAAGACGTAGACGAGGATGTTTTTCTCGAAGAAACATTGCTTCAGTACGAAGAAGATTCACAAGTACTTCGTGAACTCGAAGAACAACATTCACTTAACGAGCGTCGTCAGAAATGGAAACGTCCTAATCTCTCTCAAGCTTACATCTCTCAAACACAAAGCATAT TGTTTCAGCAGCTGGAAATTGACTACATTATCGGAGACAGCCATAAAGAATTGTTGCCTAATTCTTCTGGTCCGGCTGCCATTTTAAGAATCTTCGGGGTCACCAAGGAAG GAAATAGCGTCTGTTGTCATGTACATGGATTTGAACCATACTTCTACATTAGCTGCCCTCCTGGAATGGGCCCTGACGATATCTCCCGTTTTCACCAAATTCTTGAG GGCAGGATGAGAGAAGCGAATAGGAACAGCAATGTCCCTAAGTTTGTCCGTCGCATCGAAATAGTTCAGAAAAGAAGCATCATGTATTACCAACAGCAGGCTTCTCAGCCTTTTCTCAAGATTGTAGTGGCATTGCCGACAATGGTTACCAGTTGCCGTG GTATCCTCGATAGAGGTATTCAAATTGACGGGCTAGGTATGAAGAGCTTTCTGACCTATGAAAGTAATGTTCTTTTTGCTCTTCGCTTCATGATTGACTGCAATGTTGTTGGTGGCAACTGGATTGAAGTTCCGGTTGGGAAATACAAGAAAGCTGCAAGGATTCTCTCCTATTGTCAATTAGAGTTTGATTGTCT CTATTCTGACTTGATCAGCCATTCTCCTGAAGGAGAATTTTCAAAGATGGCTCCCTTCCGCATATTGAGTTTCGATATTGAATGTGCTGGCCGTAAAGGCCACTTTCCTGAGCCTACACACGATCCTGTTATTCAA GTGGCCAATCTAGTTACCTTGCAGGGACAGGATCAGCCATTAATTCAGAATGTGATGACTCTTAAATCATGCTCTCCTATAGTTGGGGTTGATGTTATGTCCTTTGACACAGAAAAAGAAGTATTGCTGGCCTGGAGG GACTTGATCCGGGAAGTGGACCCTGATATCATAATTGGATATAACATATGCAATTTTGATTTGCCGTATCTCATCCGG AGAGCTGAAGTCTTAGGGATGGCAGAATTTCCTGTGCTTGGACGCATCAGAAACAGCAGGGTTCGTGTAAAAGATGCAACCTTTTCTTCAAG ACAGCATGGGACAAGGGAAAGTAAAGAAATAACAATAGAAGGGAGAGTTCAATTTGATTTATTTCAG GCTGTTCAGAGGGATCATAAGCTAAGTTCTTACTCACTAAATTCTGTCTCAGCACATTTTCTTAGTGAGCAG AAAGAGGATGTCCATCATTCAATTATATCAGATCTTCAAAATGGGAACTCAGAAACTAGGAGGCGGCTTGCTGTATATTGTCTAAAG GATGCTTATCTCCCACAACGGCTTTTGGATAAATTAATGTTCATTTATAACTATGTGGAGATGGCTCGAGTCACTGGTGTACCtatatcttttcttctttcaagaGGGCAAAGCATTAAG GTGCTTTCTCAACTTTTACGGAAGGCGAGGCAAAGGAATCTTGTCATACCAAATGCAAAACAGGCTGGATCTGAACAAGGAACGTATGAGGGGGCAACG GTTTTGGAGGCCCGAGCTGGTTTCTATGAGAGGCCAATTGCAACGTTGGATTTTGCATCTCTATATCCATCAATCATGATGGCATATAATTTATGTTACTGCACGCTG GTAACTCCTGAAGAGGTTCGCAAACTGAACCTCCCTCCGGAGTGTGTCAACAAGACCCCTTCTGGTGAAACAGTTGTCAAGTCAAATTTACAGAAG GGAATACTTCCGGAGATTCTTGAAGAACTATTGGCTGCTCGTAAAAGAGCAAAAGCAGATTTAAAG GAAGCAAAAGATCCTCGAGTCAGAGCTGTCTTAGATGGCCGTCAGCTAGCTTTGAAG ATTAGTGCAAATTCAGTATATGGGTTTACTGGAGCTACTGTTGGTCAATTACCATGTTTAGAAATATCTTCAAGTGTTACTAGCTATG GTCGACAGATGATTGAGCACACAAAAAAACTTGTGGAAGACAAGTTTACAGTACTTGGGGGCTATGAACACAATGCTGAG GTTATATATGGAGATACAGATTCGGTTATGGTGCAGTTTGGTGTGGCTACAGTGGAAGAGGCTATGAAATTGGGCAGAGAAGCTGCTGATTACATTAGCGGGACATTTATCAAA CCAATAAGACTAGAATTTGAGAAGATTTATTACCCATATCTGCTGATTAGCAAGAAGAGATATGCTGGCCTTCTATGGACAAATCCGGACAAACATGACAAAATGGATGCTAAAG GGATTGAAACTGTTCGGAGGGATAATTGTCTCTTAGTCAAGAACCTTGTGACTGAGTGTCTTAATAAAATACTAGTGGACAGAGATGTTCCTGGTGCTGTTCAATATGTTAAGAATACTATCTCAGATCTTCTTCTGAACCGCATGGATCTGTCTCTTTTGGTTATTACTAAG GGTCTGACGAAAACTGgagatgattatgaagtaaagACAGCACATGTTGAACTTGCAGAGAGAATGCGCAAG CGAGATGCTGCTACTGCACCTGGTATTGGTGATAGAGTACCTTATGTCATCATTAAGGCTGCAAGAGGTGCCAAG GCATATGAAAAGTCAGAGGACCCTATATACGTGTTAGAGAACAACATACCTATAGATCCTCAGTACTATCTTGATAATCAAATTAGTAAG CCACTTCTGAGGATTTTTGAGCCAATACTGAAGAATGCAAATAAAGAGCTTCTTCACGGAAGTCACACAATGTCCAAGTCAATTCCGACACCTTCAAACAGTGGTATAATGAAATTTGCCAAGAAGCAACTCACTTGCATTGGATGCAGAACACCAATCAG TGGCTCTGATCGAACTATCTGCAATCACTGCAAAGAAAGAGAGGCTGAACTTTATTGCAGATCCGTGGCTAATG TGGCTGAACTAGAGAATCTTTTTGGGAGGCTATGGACACAATGCCAAGAATGCCAAGGCTCTCTTCATCAGGATGTCCTATGCACTAG TCGAGACTGCCCAATTTTTTATCGGAGGAAGAAGGCTCAGAAAGACATGGCTGAAGCTAAAACTCAATTAGATCGGTGGAACTTTTAA
- the LOC132049346 gene encoding DNA polymerase delta catalytic subunit isoform X1 — MLSQVLRELEERHLLNELLQKWKRPNLSQPYISHTQSILFQQLEIDYIIGDSHKELLPNSSGPAAILRIFGVTKEGNSVCCHVHGFEPYFYISCPPGMGPDDISRFHQILEGRMREANRNSNVPKFVRRIEIVQKRSIMYYQQQASQPFLKIVVALPTMVTSCRGILDRGIQIDGLGMKSFLTYESNVLFALRFMIDCNVVGGNWIEVPVGKYKKAARILSYCQLEFDCLYSDLISHSPEGEFSKMAPFRILSFDIECAGRKGHFPEPTHDPVIQVANLVTLQGQDQPLIQNVMTLKSCSPIVGVDVMSFDTEKEVLLAWRDLIREVDPDIIIGYNICNFDLPYLIRRAEVLGMAEFPVLGRIRNSRVRVKDATFSSRQHGTRESKEITIEGRVQFDLFQAVQRDHKLSSYSLNSVSAHFLSEQKEDVHHSIISDLQNGNSETRRRLAVYCLKDAYLPQRLLDKLMFIYNYVEMARVTGVPISFLLSRGQSIKVLSQLLRKARQRNLVIPNAKQAGSEQGTYEGATVLEARAGFYERPIATLDFASLYPSIMMAYNLCYCTLVTPEEVRKLNLPPECVNKTPSGETVVKSNLQKGILPEILEELLAARKRAKADLKEAKDPRVRAVLDGRQLALKISANSVYGFTGATVGQLPCLEISSSVTSYGRQMIEHTKKLVEDKFTVLGGYEHNAEVIYGDTDSVMVQFGVATVEEAMKLGREAADYISGTFIKPIRLEFEKIYYPYLLISKKRYAGLLWTNPDKHDKMDAKGIETVRRDNCLLVKNLVTECLNKILVDRDVPGAVQYVKNTISDLLLNRMDLSLLVITKGLTKTGDDYEVKTAHVELAERMRKRDAATAPGIGDRVPYVIIKAARGAKAYEKSEDPIYVLENNIPIDPQYYLDNQISKPLLRIFEPILKNANKELLHGSHTMSKSIPTPSNSGIMKFAKKQLTCIGCRTPISGSDRTICNHCKEREAELYCRSVANVAELENLFGRLWTQCQECQGSLHQDVLCTSRDCPIFYRRKKAQKDMAEAKTQLDRWNF, encoded by the exons atgctttcccAAGTCCTTCGTGAACTCGAAGAACGCCATTTGCTAAATGAACTTCTTCAGAAATGGAAACGACCTAATCTCTCTCAACCTTACATCTCTCACACACAAAGCATTT TGTTTCAGCAGCTGGAAATTGACTACATTATCGGAGACAGCCATAAAGAATTGTTGCCTAATTCTTCTGGTCCGGCTGCCATTTTAAGAATCTTCGGGGTCACCAAGGAAG GAAATAGCGTCTGTTGTCATGTACATGGATTTGAACCATACTTCTACATTAGCTGCCCTCCTGGAATGGGCCCTGACGATATCTCCCGTTTTCACCAAATTCTTGAG GGCAGGATGAGAGAAGCGAATAGGAACAGCAATGTCCCTAAGTTTGTCCGTCGCATCGAAATAGTTCAGAAAAGAAGCATCATGTATTACCAACAGCAGGCTTCTCAGCCTTTTCTCAAGATTGTAGTGGCATTGCCGACAATGGTTACCAGTTGCCGTG GTATCCTCGATAGAGGTATTCAAATTGACGGGCTAGGTATGAAGAGCTTTCTGACCTATGAAAGTAATGTTCTTTTTGCTCTTCGCTTCATGATTGACTGCAATGTTGTTGGTGGCAACTGGATTGAAGTTCCGGTTGGGAAATACAAGAAAGCTGCAAGGATTCTCTCCTATTGTCAATTAGAGTTTGATTGTCT CTATTCTGACTTGATCAGCCATTCTCCTGAAGGAGAATTTTCAAAGATGGCTCCCTTCCGCATATTGAGTTTCGATATTGAATGTGCTGGCCGTAAAGGCCACTTTCCTGAGCCTACACACGATCCTGTTATTCAA GTGGCCAATCTAGTTACCTTGCAGGGACAGGATCAGCCATTAATTCAGAATGTGATGACTCTTAAATCATGCTCTCCTATAGTTGGGGTTGATGTTATGTCCTTTGACACAGAAAAAGAAGTATTGCTGGCCTGGAGG GACTTGATCCGGGAAGTGGACCCTGATATCATAATTGGATATAACATATGCAATTTTGATTTGCCGTATCTCATCCGG AGAGCTGAAGTCTTAGGGATGGCAGAATTTCCTGTGCTTGGACGCATCAGAAACAGCAGGGTTCGTGTAAAAGATGCAACCTTTTCTTCAAG ACAGCATGGGACAAGGGAAAGTAAAGAAATAACAATAGAAGGGAGAGTTCAATTTGATTTATTTCAG GCTGTTCAGAGGGATCATAAGCTAAGTTCTTACTCACTAAATTCTGTCTCAGCACATTTTCTTAGTGAGCAG AAAGAGGATGTCCATCATTCAATTATATCAGATCTTCAAAATGGGAACTCAGAAACTAGGAGGCGGCTTGCTGTATATTGTCTAAAG GATGCTTATCTCCCACAACGGCTTTTGGATAAATTAATGTTCATTTATAACTATGTGGAGATGGCTCGAGTCACTGGTGTACCtatatcttttcttctttcaagaGGGCAAAGCATTAAG GTGCTTTCTCAACTTTTACGGAAGGCGAGGCAAAGGAATCTTGTCATACCAAATGCAAAACAGGCTGGATCTGAACAAGGAACGTATGAGGGGGCAACG GTTTTGGAGGCCCGAGCTGGTTTCTATGAGAGGCCAATTGCAACGTTGGATTTTGCATCTCTATATCCATCAATCATGATGGCATATAATTTATGTTACTGCACGCTG GTAACTCCTGAAGAGGTTCGCAAACTGAACCTCCCTCCGGAGTGTGTCAACAAGACCCCTTCTGGTGAAACAGTTGTCAAGTCAAATTTACAGAAG GGAATACTTCCGGAGATTCTTGAAGAACTATTGGCTGCTCGTAAAAGAGCAAAAGCAGATTTAAAG GAAGCAAAAGATCCTCGAGTCAGAGCTGTCTTAGATGGCCGTCAGCTAGCTTTGAAG ATTAGTGCAAATTCAGTATATGGGTTTACTGGAGCTACTGTTGGTCAATTACCATGTTTAGAAATATCTTCAAGTGTTACTAGCTATG GTCGACAGATGATTGAGCACACAAAAAAACTTGTGGAAGACAAGTTTACAGTACTTGGGGGCTATGAACACAATGCTGAG GTTATATATGGAGATACAGATTCGGTTATGGTGCAGTTTGGTGTGGCTACAGTGGAAGAGGCTATGAAATTGGGCAGAGAAGCTGCTGATTACATTAGCGGGACATTTATCAAA CCAATAAGACTAGAATTTGAGAAGATTTATTACCCATATCTGCTGATTAGCAAGAAGAGATATGCTGGCCTTCTATGGACAAATCCGGACAAACATGACAAAATGGATGCTAAAG GGATTGAAACTGTTCGGAGGGATAATTGTCTCTTAGTCAAGAACCTTGTGACTGAGTGTCTTAATAAAATACTAGTGGACAGAGATGTTCCTGGTGCTGTTCAATATGTTAAGAATACTATCTCAGATCTTCTTCTGAACCGCATGGATCTGTCTCTTTTGGTTATTACTAAG GGTCTGACGAAAACTGgagatgattatgaagtaaagACAGCACATGTTGAACTTGCAGAGAGAATGCGCAAG CGAGATGCTGCTACTGCACCTGGTATTGGTGATAGAGTACCTTATGTCATCATTAAGGCTGCAAGAGGTGCCAAG GCATATGAAAAGTCAGAGGACCCTATATACGTGTTAGAGAACAACATACCTATAGATCCTCAGTACTATCTTGATAATCAAATTAGTAAG CCACTTCTGAGGATTTTTGAGCCAATACTGAAGAATGCAAATAAAGAGCTTCTTCACGGAAGTCACACAATGTCCAAGTCAATTCCGACACCTTCAAACAGTGGTATAATGAAATTTGCCAAGAAGCAACTCACTTGCATTGGATGCAGAACACCAATCAG TGGCTCTGATCGAACTATCTGCAATCACTGCAAAGAAAGAGAGGCTGAACTTTATTGCAGATCCGTGGCTAATG TGGCTGAACTAGAGAATCTTTTTGGGAGGCTATGGACACAATGCCAAGAATGCCAAGGCTCTCTTCATCAGGATGTCCTATGCACTAG TCGAGACTGCCCAATTTTTTATCGGAGGAAGAAGGCTCAGAAAGACATGGCTGAAGCTAAAACTCAATTAGATCGGTGGAACTTTTAA